The Fusobacterium polymorphum genome segment AATTTCTAAGTCTGCAATCTCATCTTGATGAAAGGGAATACAATCCTCTAAAAGATGAGTAGCAAAATAATTTGCTTCTTCTTCATAGAGATTAGTTTTAAAACTAGTACATTCCCTAAAGAATCTAACTTGTTCACAGTCATGTTCAAGAGCATGAAATAGTTCATGTCCTATAACAAAAAGTTTTGCAAAGTCATCAAGTAAATTTTGAATAATAATAAGTTTAGATGAAAAGACTTCTGTATATAAGCCTTTCATTTCAATATTAGCAGAAACGACTTCAATTCCTAATCCTTTACAAAGACGAAGAGGATTTTTAGTTCCAAACTCAAAATATAGATCATTAATCAATTTTAGAATTTCTTTTTTTCTTTTGTCTGTCATTTTCTTCATCAGCTCTCTTTTTAAGTAAGGCTTTAACAAAAAAATCTTTTAATATTTTCTCCAATTCTATCTTATCATTTTCAGAGGCAGGACGACCATTAAACATCAATGTTGAAGTAGTCATTTTAATATTTTCATATTCTTTTAATTCTTCAGGACTGAGTTCATATTTTTCTATCAAAGAATCATTTTTATCAGATGAATTAATTTCCATAGAAACATCATAACCTGTAAGCCAAACTTCATTTACATTTAAAGTTTTTGCAAATAATTCTATTCGTTCTCTTTTAGGCTCATAC includes the following:
- a CDS encoding ImmA/IrrE family metallo-endopeptidase; its protein translation is MKKMTDKRKKEILKLINDLYFEFGTKNPLRLCKGLGIEVVSANIEMKGLYTEVFSSKLIIIQNLLDDFAKLFVIGHELFHALEHDCEQVRFFRECTSFKTNLYEEEANYFATHLLEDCIPFHQDEIADLEIAEELEKYLDI
- a CDS encoding helix-turn-helix domain-containing protein translates to MKLISDFAERLRIALDFRNMKATELSELTGINKSTISQYLSKEYEPKRERIELFAKTLNVNEVWLTGYDVSMEINSSDKNDSLIEKYELSPEELKEYENIKMTTSTLMFNGRPASENDKIELEKILKDFFVKALLKKRADEENDRQKKKRNSKID